A window of the Mauremys reevesii isolate NIE-2019 linkage group 26, ASM1616193v1, whole genome shotgun sequence genome harbors these coding sequences:
- the JUND gene encoding LOW QUALITY PROTEIN: transcription factor jun-D (The sequence of the model RefSeq protein was modified relative to this genomic sequence to represent the inferred CDS: deleted 1 base in 1 codon) encodes METPFYHDDVLSGFGSGSAPSRGSSSGLPRPFPGGSMMKKDALGLSDQVVATLKAPGQALHQLRGAAGGGGEGPALLSSAELGLLKLGSPELERLIIQSNGLVTTTPTSSQFLYPKVAASEEQEFAEGFVKALEDLHKQNQLGRAAAPPGARPGTCPRRQPGPAAAAAPEPPVYANLSSYPGTTVNYATETVPYPPPPGLGGAPPHPRLQPPPPLKDEPQIVPEVPSFGESPPLSPIDMDTQERIKAERKRLRNRIAASKCRKRKLERISRLEEKVKSLKSQNTELASTASLLREQVAQLKQKVLSHVNSGCQLLPQQHQVPAY; translated from the exons ATGGAAACACCCTTCTACCATGACGATGTGTTGAGCGGCTTCGGCAGCGGCTCGGCCCCGTCCCGCGGCAGCAGCAGCGgcctcccccggcccttccccggcGGCAGCATGATGAAGAAGGACGCGCTCGGCCTCAGCGACCAGGTGGTGGCCACCCTGAAGGCGCCCGGCCAGGCGCTCCACCAGCTGCGCGGCGCGGCCGGCGGCGGGGGCGAGGGCCCGGCGCTGCTGAGCTCCGCCGAGCTGGGGCTGCTGAAGCTGGGCTCGCCCGAGCTCGAGCGGCTCATCATccagtccaacgggctggtgacCACCACGCCGACCAGCAGCCAGTTCCTCTACCCCAAGGTGGCGGCCAGCGAGGAGCAGGAGTTCGCCGAGGGCTTCGTCAAGGCGCTGGAGGATCTGCACAAGCAGAACCAGCTGGGGCGGGCGGCGGCGCCGCCGGGGGCCCGCCCGGGGACCTGCCCCCGCCGCCAGCCTggcccagccgccgccgccgcc cccgaGCCGCCGGTCTACGCCAACCTGAGCAGCTACCCCGGCACGACGGTGAACTACGCCACCGAGACCGTGCCCTACCCGCCGCCGCCCGGGCTGGGGGGCGCCCCGCCGCACCCGCGCctccagccgccgccgccgctcaaGGACGAGCCGCAGATCGTGCCCGAGGTGCCCAGCTTCGGCGAGAGCCCGCCGCTGTCGCCCATCGACATGGACACGCAGGAGCGCATCAAGGCGGAGCGCAAGCGGCTGCGGAACCGCATCGCCGCCTCCAAGTGCCGCAAGAGGAAGCTGGAGCGGATCTCGCGGCTGGAGGAGAAGGTGAAGAGCCTCAAGAGCCAGAACACGGAGCTGGCCTCCACCGCCAGCCTCCTGCGCGAGCAGGTGGCGCAGCTCAAGCAGAAGGTGCTGAGCCACGTCAACAGCGGCTGCCAGCTCCTGCCGCAGCAGCACCAGGTGCCGGCCTACTGA